Proteins from a single region of Parambassis ranga chromosome 16, fParRan2.1, whole genome shotgun sequence:
- the arhgef2b gene encoding rho guanine nucleotide exchange factor 2 isoform X1, whose amino-acid sequence MLHANALTELRLKLNHENTHRKDALIRIQDLILGLTRFSSPFCWCWFFFFFFFCCCCETFRKFSSGVARKNKEKERLKEREKEAREREARSSNGHLFTSLTVSSTTLCSSCNRSITAKEALSCPGCNVTIHNRCRDSLANCAKMKQRQQKLALVRNSSALQNVALRTKTPMMKERPSSAIYPSDSLRQSLLGSRRVRSGLSLAKSVSTNNIAGGTEDSVGLRRILSQSTESLNFRSRTLSMESLTDDGEYWWSSLLEELQAEGHCIRADSWSLAVEPKFLQTLHKDVIKQQDVIYELIQTEFHHVRTLRIMEGVYRRGMLEEVMLEAGVVHTIFPCLDQLLEFHSNFLSELLKRRKEGLEEGSSTNFTVRRLGDLLLRQFSGQCAEDMKKLYSEFCSRHPKAVKLYKEVLSRDRRLQQFIRRACRGPLLRRHGVQECILLVTQRLTKYPVLIQRILDNTKGCEEEVQTLSRALIRLKELISSVDQEVLELGQSRRLQEIQARLDPRAQAEARGGGVFRGGELLRRRLLHEGTLHWKVQGSRMKEVQVLLMSDILVFLQEKDQKFTFASLDKFPVVSLNNLIVRDIANQERGMYLISDSTPPEMYELYGSSKDDRKTWMSRIQQAALSCPSRDEFPLIETEDKALLRRLRADIQQKDREVLELLQERVTLFSDLVEATGRGADKERGVEVRTTSSSSSRNLFRADTPHAPKAEPLLLAAIGEVDRLAELLSDSIIQKSSVTNGNQELSNGDSGSLNGSFDSNESSSKDRNGNQLQERTLNEEARQQLVNLSTQLHALQATVIHQDSFLELLVCSSPASSTNPSSAPRLCRSVSGDAMLDAGVEAVLLRRQVELLQEEISRLRLKAKEPVREGAEPCHRRRSNNGDASDVIKGEQVNRRRGSRELEVRPLAPLATQDPVDQLDGVQEGNEEEEDEEIMKISPRSDSPRDLQDIPEESES is encoded by the exons atgctacatgctaacgcGCTGACGGAGCTGAGACTGAAACTAAACCATGAAAACACCCACCGTAAGGACGCCCTGATCCGGATCCAGGACCTGATTCTGGGCCTGACCCGCTTCTCTTCTCCTTTTTGTTGGTgttggttcttcttcttcttcttcttctgttgttgttgtgaaactTTCCGGAAGTTCAGCTCAGGTGTGGCACGTAAG aataaggagaaggagaggctgaaggagagggagaaggaggcgAGAGAGCGGGAGGCCCGGTCCAGCAACGGGCACCTGTTCACCTCCCTGACGGTGTCCTCCACCACCCTGTGCTCCTCCTGCAACAGGAGCATCACGGCCAAGGAGGCGCTCAGCTGTCcag GCTGTAATGTCACCATCCACAACCGCTGCAGAGACAGTTTGGCCAACTGTGCCAAGATGAAACAGAGA CAACAGAAGCTGGCGTTGGTGAGAAACAGTTCGGCTCTGCAGAACGTCGCCCTACGAACCAAAA CTCCGATGATGAAGGAGCGTCCCAGTTCGGCCATATACCCCTCAGACAGTCTCCGCCAGTCTCTGCTCGGGTCCAGACGGGTCCGCTCAGGTCTCTCTCTCGCCAAAAGTGTCTCCACCAATAACATTGCAGG GGGGACAGAGGATTCTGTAGGTCTCAGGAGGATTCTGTCTCAGTCCACAGAGTCTCTGAACTTCAGAAGCAGAACTTTGTCAATGGAGTCTCTCACTGACGACG GTGAGTACTGGTGGAGCTccctgctggaggagctgcaggcggAGGGCCACTGCATTCGAGCCGACAGCTGGAGTCTCGCTGTGGAACCCAAGTTCCTGCAGACGCTCCACAAAGACGTCATCAAACAGCAAGACGTCATctatg AGCTGATCCAGACAGAGTTCCACCATGTCCGCACGTTGCGGATCATGGAGGGGGTGTACCGGCGGGGGATGCTGGAGGAGGTGATGCTGGAGGCGGGCGTGGTCCACACCATCTTCCCCTGTCTGGACCAGCTGCTGGAGTTCCACTCcaacttcctgtcagaactgCTGAAGCGGAGGAAGGAGGGGCTGGAGGAGGGCAGCTCCACCAACTTCACCGTGCGCAGACTGGGCGACCTGCTGCTGCGACAG ttttcAGGTCAGTGTGCTGAAGACATGAAGAAACTTTATTCTGAGTTCTGCAGTCGACACCCAAAGGCCGTGAAACTCTACAAAGAAGTTTTAAGCCGAGACCGAAGGCTGCAGCAGTTCATCCGG CGTGCCTGTCGTGGTCCTTTGTTGCGTCGTCATGGTGTCCAGGAGTGCATCCTGCTGGTGACACAGCGGCTTACAAAGTACCCTGTCCTCATCCAGCGAATCCTCGACAACACCAAAG GCTgcgaggaggaggtgcagactCTGAGCAGGGCGTTGATCCGCTTAAAGGAGCTGATCAGCTCAGTGGACCAGGAGGTTCTGGAGCTGGGTCAGAGTAGGAGGCTACAAGAAATTCAGGCCCGTCTGGATCCCCGGGCCCAGGCGGAGGCACGGGGAGGAGGAGTCTTCAGAGGCGGagagctgctgaggaggagactTCTTCACGAAGGGACGCTCCACTGGAAAGTCCAGGGCTCCAGGATGAAAG AGGTGCAGGTCCTTCTGATGTCGGACATCTTGGTTTTCCTTCAGGAGAAAGACCAGAAGTTCACCTTCGCTTCACTG GACAAGTTTCCGGTGGTCTCGCTGAATAACCTGATCGTCAGAGACATAGCCAATCAGGAGCGAGGGATGTACCTGATCAGCGACTCCACCCCTCCAGAAATGTACGAGCTGTACGGTTCATCAAAGGACGACCGCAAGACCTGGATGAGCCGCATCCAGCAAGCTGCTCTCAG ctgtccGTCCAGAGACGAGTTTCCTCTCATCGAGACTGAAGACAAAGCTTTACTGCGCAGGCTCAGAG ctGACATCCAGCAGAAGGACAGGGAGGTGCTGGAGCTCCTGCAGGAGCGCGTCACTTTATTTTCTGACCTGGTGGAGGcaacaggaagaggagcagataAGGAAAGAGGAGTGGAGGTCaggaccacctcctcctcctccagcaggaaCCTGTTCAGAGCTGACACTCCTCATGCTCCTAAGGCGGAGCCGCTCCTGCTTGCGGCCATCGGTGAAG tcgaCAGGCTGGCGGAGCTGCTGTCCGACTCCATCATCCAGAAATCCTCCGTAACCAACGGCAACCAGGAGCTCAGCA acggTGACTCTGGTTCTCTGAACGGTTCCTTTGACTCAAACGAAAGCTCTTCAAAG gACAGAAACGGTAACCAGCTGCAGGAGCGAACCCTGAACGAG gaagCCCGTCAGCAATTGGTCAACCTGAGCACGCAGCTGCACGCCCTGCAG GCTACTGTGATTCACCAGGACTCATTTCTGGAGCTGTTAGTCTGTTCAAGCCCCGCCTCTTCCACAAACCCCAGCTCCGCCCCCCGTCTTTGTCGCTCGGTGTCAGGGGACGCGATGCTAGACGCCGGCGTGGAGGCAGTGTTGCTGCGGCGCCAAGTGGAGCTGCTCCAGGAGGAAATATCACGTCTCCGTCTGAAGGCAAAGGAGCCTGTCAGGGAGGGGGCGGAGCCATGTCACAGGAGGCGGAGTAACAATGGAGATGCCAGCGATGTCATCAAGGGAGAGCAG GTGAACAGGAGGCGTGGCAGCAGGGAGCTGGAGGTCCGCCCTCTTGCCCCTTTGGCCACCCAGGATCCAGTGGACCAATTGGATGGCGTCCAGGAAGGAAacgaagaagaggaagatgaggaaatCATGAAGATCTCTCCTCGTTCTGACAGCCCCAGAG ACCTGCAGGATATCCCAGAGGAGAGCGAGAGTTAG
- the LOC114449172 gene encoding tropomyosin alpha-4 chain-like yields MSGGMNSIEAVKKKIKVLQDQAEDAEERAERLQKEVEKEKRVREEAEGEVTSLGRRLQLSEENLDRVQERLATALRKLDEVEKVADESERGMKVIENRALKDEEKMELLEVQLREAKQIAEEADRKYEEVARKLVMVEGEMERAEDRAEQSESKCRVLEEELKTVFTSSKSLEAQAEKYSHKEDRYEEEIKNLSSKLKEAETRAEYAERSVAKLEKTIDDLEDALTSARNANMELQTTLNQTMEELNSC; encoded by the exons atgaGTGGAGGAATGAACAGCATCGAGGCAGTGAAGAAGAAGATCAAAGTGCTGCAGGACCAGGCGGAGGACGCCGAGGAGCGAGCCGAGAGGCTAcagaaggaggtggagaaagagaagagggtTAGAGAGGAG GCGGAAGGTGAGGTGACATCTCTGGGTCGTCgtctgcagctcagtgaggaaAATCTGGACCGGGTTCAGGAGAGACTGGCCACTGCCCTGCGCAAACTGGATGAGGTGGAGAAGGTTGCCGACGAGAGCGAGAG AGGGATGAAGGTGATCGAGAACAGAGCTCTGAAGGATGAGGAGAAGATGGAGCTGCTCGAGGTTCAGCTGAGGGAGGCCAAGCAGATCGCCGAGGAGGCCGACCGCAAATATGAGGAG gtggctCGGAAACTGGTGATGGTGGAAGGAGAAATGGAACGAGCTGAAGACAGAGCCGAGCAGTCGGAGag taAGTGTCGCGtgttggaggaggagctgaaaacAGTCTTCACTAGTTCAAAGTCTCTGGAGGCCCAGGCTGAGAAG TACTCTCACAAGGAGGACAGGTATGAAGAGGAGATCAAGAACCTGAGCAGCAAACTGAAGGAG GCTGAGACCAGAGCTGAGTATGCAGAGCGTTCTGTGGCCAAACTGGAGAAGACCATCGATGACCTGGAAG acgCCCTGACTTCAGCCAGGAATGCCAACATGGAGCTCCAGACCACTCTGAATCAGACCATGGAGGAGCTGAACTCCTGCTGa
- the pmvk gene encoding phosphomevalonate kinase: MEDRVSRPGLILVFSGKRKSGKDYVTDLIQTRLGSEVCCVLRLSGPLKQRYAQEHGLDLDQLLGPGPYKEQYRADMIRWGETRRNQDPGFFCRLAVRGAWQPVWVVSDARRLSDLQWFWTEFPQQTRSVRVQSSEETRRGRGWSFTAGVDDAESECGLDSGVEFDWIITNDVDALSLDEQLRPILDLALEAAPSSINNPANKT; the protein is encoded by the exons ATGGAGGATCGAGTCTCTAGACCAGGGCTGATTCTGGTTTTTAGCGGAAAGCGGAAGTCCGGGAAAGACTATGTGACCGACCTCATCCAGACGCG TTTGGGTTCGGAGGTCTGCTGCGTCCTGCGCCTGTCTGGACCGCTGAAGCAGCGGTACGCTCAG GAGCACGGTCTGGACCTGGACCAGCTGCTGGGTCCTGGTCCTTATAAGGAGCAGTACCGGGCGGATATGATTCGCTGGGGTGAGACCCGCCGGAACCAGGACCCCGGGTTCTTCTGTCGCCTAGCGGTCAGAGGAGCATGGCAGCCGGTGTGG GTGGTGAGTGACGCGCGGCGCCTGTCGGACCTGCAGTGGTTCTGGACCGAGTTTCCTCAACAGACTCGAAGCGTCAGAGTTCAAAGCTCGGAAGAAACCCGGAGAGGAAGGGGGTGGAGCTTCACCGCAG gtgtGGATGATGCAGAGTCAGAGTGCGGGCTGGACAGCGGTGTTGAATTTGATTGGATCATCACTAACGACGTTGACGCCCTGTCATTGGACGAGCAGCTGCGGCCGATCCTGGACCTAGCCCTGGAAGCCGCCCCATCATCGATCAATAATCCTGCTAATAAGACCTGA
- the decr1 gene encoding 2,4-dienoyl-CoA reductase [(3E)-enoyl-CoA-producing], mitochondrial, protein MCVSSAPVFSLFLFDPLKTHQTLSKMAAGLFWRKVEFVGAGKSSVLRSWFHGSAGLQSGSQSGFFPPVEGAMLPKGSFDNKVAFITGGGTGLGRAMTTTLSQLGAQCVIASRKLDVLQQTAEEISSQTGNKVHAVQCDVKDPQAVSQCVDQMESLTGLPDVIINNAAGNFVCPSEGLSPNAWRAITDIVLNGTAFVTLELGKRLIQKQKGASFLAITTIYAESGSGFVVPSASAKAGVDALYKSLAAEWGRYGHRFNIIQPGPIKTKGAFSRLDPTGVFEKEMIGRIPVGRLGRPAEIANLAAYISSDFATWMSGAVIRFDGGEYVWMAGEFNHLCCVTPEQWKTMEAMIRSTKGS, encoded by the exons ATGTGCGTTTCCTCGGCCcctgttttttctctgtttttgtttgatcCACTCAAAACTCATCAGACTCTCAGCAAGATGGCAGCAGGTCTGTTTTGGAGGAAAGTGGAGTTTGTGGGAGCAGGAAAGTCTTCAGTTCTGCGG tCATGGTTCCACGGGTCCGCAGGCCTCCAGTCTGGTTCTCAGTCAGGGTTCTTCCCTCCGGTTGAAGGCGCCATGCTGCCAAAAGGAAGCTTCGACAACAAAGTGGCCTTCATCACAGGTGGGGGGACGGGTCTGGGCCGCGCCATGACCACCACCCTGTCACAGCTGGGAGCCCAGTGTGTCATTGccagcag GAAGCTGGACGtcctgcagcagacagctgaaGAGATCAGCAGCCAGACTGGAAACAAG GTCCATGCGGTCCAGTGTGATGTCAAAGATCCTCAGGCCGTGTCTCAGTGTGTGGACCAGATGGAGTCTCTGACTGGACTTCCTGAT GTGATCATCAACAACGCAGCAGGAAACTTCGTCTGTCCATCAGAAGGTCTGTCGCCAAACGCCTGGAGGGCCATCACCGACATTGTCCTGAACGGGACGGCGTTTGTCACCCTGGAGCTGGGAAAGAGGCTGATCCAGAAGCAGAAAG GTGCGTCCTTCCTGGCAATCACCACCATCTACGCTGAGTCTGGTTCTGGTTTCGTGGTTCCGAGTGCGTCGGCGAAGGCCGGAGTCGATGCGCTCTACAA GTCTCTGGCTGCAGAGTGGGGGCGTTACGGCCACAGGTTCAACATTATCCAGCCAGGACCAATCAAAACAAAG GGAGCGTTCAGTCGTCTGGACCCGACCGGAGTCTTCGAGAAGGAAATGATCGGTCGCATCCCGGTGGGTCGGCTCGGAAGGCCGGCTGAGATCGCAAACCTGGCAGCTTACATCAGCAGCGACTTCGCCACCTGGATGTCTGGAGCT GTCATCCGGTTTGACGGGGGAGAGTATGTGTGGATGGCCGGAGAGTTTAACCACCTGTGCTGT GTGACTCCAGAGCAGTGGAAGACCATGGAGGCGATGATCAGGAGCACTAAAGGATCGTAA
- the pnp4b gene encoding purine nucleoside phosphorylase 4b, with the protein MHTKGTCCCSFEDYKLTTEWLLNQTSHRPKVAVICGSGLGLLADGAANKQTFKYQDIPHFPVSTVPGHEGRLVFGMIEDTPCVFMQGHFHLYEGYSLCQVTFPVRIFKLMGVELMLVTNASGGICPDFKVGDIMIIKDHINLPGFAGQHPLCGPNDERFGIRFPSMSDAHSKDLRGLVLDVGVELGCSDFIREGVYCMVSGPNFETIAEARMLQVLGCDSVGMSMVPEVTVAKHCGLRVLGLSLITNKVSLDYSREEKVNHEEVLEICKMRAEVLQKIVTKLITRCQQQSINTH; encoded by the exons ATGCACACCAAAGGAACCTG CTGTTGCTCCTTCGAGGACTACAAACTGACCACCGAGTGGCTGCTGAACCAGACGAGCCACCGTCCGAAGGTGGCGGTGATCTGTGGGTCCGGACTCGGCCTGCTGGCTGACGGAGCTGCCAACAAACAGACGTTCAAGTACCAGGACATCCCCCACTTCCCCGTCAGCACAG TCCCAGGTCATGAAGGCCGCCTGGTGTTCGGGATGATCGAGGACACTCCCTGTGTCTTCATGCAGGGACACTTCCACCTGTATGAAGGGTACTCCCTCTGTCAG GTGACGTTCCCTGTGAGGATCTTTAAGCTGATGGGGGTGGAGTTAATGCTGGTGACCAACGCCTCCGGAGGAATCTGTCCAGACTTTAAGGTTGGCGACATCATGATCATCAAAGACCACATCAACCTGCCGGGGTTTGCTGGACAACACCCGCTGTGTGGACCCAACGACGAGAG GTTTGGGATCCGGTTCCCCTCCATGTCGGATGCGCACAGTAAAGATCTGAGGGGACTGGTGCTGGACGTCGGCGTTGAGCTGGGCTGCAGTGACTTCATCAGAGAGGGCGTGTACTGCATGGTGAGCGGCCCCAACTTCGAAACCATCGCCGAGGCCAGAATGCTGCAGGTCCTGGGCTGTGACTCTGTGG GTATGAGCATGGTTCCTGAGGTGACGGTGGCCAAACACTGTGGACTCAGAGTGCTCGGACTGTCGCTCATCACCAACAAG GTGTCTCTGGACTACAGCCGGGAGGAGAAGGTGAACCACGAGGAGGTTCTGGAGATCTGTAAGATGAGGGCAGAGGTTCTGCAGAAAATCGTCACCAAGCTGATCACTCGCTGCCAGCAGCAGagcatcaacacacactga
- the LOC114448285 gene encoding transmembrane protein 79-like produces MSLLTENTQPATGSTTVEDSGGTKMKQAEGQEVVGSAMMELSTLWPGDRQTGKGDRMSVKSDTSLRDASSRTESERELKAVGERRGGGEYEDEVRGLMEEEAGLRKHLGEEEEEPQENHLPEKAAQVFSPAVTVLPSPPSPRDREGFWERESEKSPFPGPRRVPHDYNHHGYQSEWPEETPPARCGQCGPSRDVLKVGVSVATSTLFFPFLVWGGYVFLPFDAPLLDSGPDRLVYTLRCSVFAAAPIILGWLVLGVSRLRSGAFRPLLDDETKEVELHDVAVHRCFISDSVSLFLIYFLQLVVMAMYLSQQQLKLIPLLTIVFAFGRLVYWVAAAFGSSVRGFGFGLSFLPSLAMMVANLYFIFTVESAGSIFSLPPPPEEEVTPPAGRQRFWG; encoded by the exons ATGTCTCTGCTGACTGAAAACACCCAGCCCGCCACCGGCAGCACCACAGTGGAGGACAGTGGGGGGACAAAGATGAAGCAGGCTGAGGGACAGGAAGTGGTGGGCTCCGCCATGATGGAGCTCAGTACCCTGTGGCccggagacagacagacaggtaaagGGGACAGGATGAGCGTCAAGTCAGACACGTCCCTCCGTGATGCGTCCAGTAGGACAGAAAGTGAGCGAGAGCTGAAGGCAgtgggggagaggagagggggaggagaataTGAAGACGAGGTGAGGGGTCtaatggaggaggaggcggggctGAGGAAGCACCTgggcgaggaagaggaggagccacAGGAGAACCACCTGCCAGAGAAAGCTGCTCAGGTGTTCAGTCCTGCAGTGACCgtcctcccctcccccccctcacccagagacagagagggattCTGGGAGAGGGAGTCAGAAAAGAGTCCTTTCCCGGGTCCCAGAAGAGTCCCTCATGACTACAACCACCATGGCTACCAGAGCGAGTGGCCCGAGGAGACGCCTCCAGCCAGAT GTGGGCAGTGTGGTCCCAGCAGAGATGTCCTGAAGGTGGGCGTTTCCGTGGCGACGTCGACGCTCTTCTTCCCCTTCTTGGTGTGGGGGGGGTATGTCTTCCTGCCCTTCGACGCCCCTCTGTTGGACAGCGGCCCCGACAGGCTCGTCTACACGCTGCGCTGCTCTGTGTTCGCGGCTGCGCCCATCATCCTCG GTTGGCTGGTTCTGGGTGTCAGTCGACTCAGGTCCGGCGCCTTTCGGCCCCTGTTGGATGATGAGACGAAGGAGGTGGAGCTTCATGATGTCGCCGTTCACCGTTGCTTTATTTCCGACTCCGTCTCCTTGTTCCTGATCTACTTCCTGCAGCTGGTTGTCATGGCGATGTACCTGAGccaacagcagctgaagctcaTCCCTCTGCTGACCATCGTCTTCGCCTTCGGACG GCTGGTGTACTGGGTCGCCGCAGCGTTCGGCAGCAGCGTCCGTGGGTTTGGTTTCGGCCTCTCCTTCCTGCCGAGCCTCGCCATGATGGTTGCAAACTTGTACTTTATCTTCACAGTGGAGTCCGCAGGCTCCATCTTCAGcctcccacctccacctgaggaggaggtgacgccacctgctggcaggcAGAGGTTCTGGGGATGA
- the arhgef2b gene encoding rho guanine nucleotide exchange factor 2 isoform X2: MSRLLESRRQDRMKEINMKNKEKERLKEREKEAREREARSSNGHLFTSLTVSSTTLCSSCNRSITAKEALSCPGCNVTIHNRCRDSLANCAKMKQRQQKLALVRNSSALQNVALRTKTPMMKERPSSAIYPSDSLRQSLLGSRRVRSGLSLAKSVSTNNIAGGTEDSVGLRRILSQSTESLNFRSRTLSMESLTDDGEYWWSSLLEELQAEGHCIRADSWSLAVEPKFLQTLHKDVIKQQDVIYELIQTEFHHVRTLRIMEGVYRRGMLEEVMLEAGVVHTIFPCLDQLLEFHSNFLSELLKRRKEGLEEGSSTNFTVRRLGDLLLRQFSGQCAEDMKKLYSEFCSRHPKAVKLYKEVLSRDRRLQQFIRRACRGPLLRRHGVQECILLVTQRLTKYPVLIQRILDNTKGCEEEVQTLSRALIRLKELISSVDQEVLELGQSRRLQEIQARLDPRAQAEARGGGVFRGGELLRRRLLHEGTLHWKVQGSRMKEVQVLLMSDILVFLQEKDQKFTFASLDKFPVVSLNNLIVRDIANQERGMYLISDSTPPEMYELYGSSKDDRKTWMSRIQQAALSCPSRDEFPLIETEDKALLRRLRADIQQKDREVLELLQERVTLFSDLVEATGRGADKERGVEVRTTSSSSSRNLFRADTPHAPKAEPLLLAAIGEVDRLAELLSDSIIQKSSVTNGNQELSNGDSGSLNGSFDSNESSSKDRNGNQLQERTLNEEARQQLVNLSTQLHALQATVIHQDSFLELLVCSSPASSTNPSSAPRLCRSVSGDAMLDAGVEAVLLRRQVELLQEEISRLRLKAKEPVREGAEPCHRRRSNNGDASDVIKGEQVNRRRGSRELEVRPLAPLATQDPVDQLDGVQEGNEEEEDEEIMKISPRSDSPRDLQDIPEESES, translated from the exons ATGTCCCGACTGCTGGAGAGCAGAAGGCAGGACAGGATGAAGGAAATCAACATGAAG aataaggagaaggagaggctgaaggagagggagaaggaggcgAGAGAGCGGGAGGCCCGGTCCAGCAACGGGCACCTGTTCACCTCCCTGACGGTGTCCTCCACCACCCTGTGCTCCTCCTGCAACAGGAGCATCACGGCCAAGGAGGCGCTCAGCTGTCcag GCTGTAATGTCACCATCCACAACCGCTGCAGAGACAGTTTGGCCAACTGTGCCAAGATGAAACAGAGA CAACAGAAGCTGGCGTTGGTGAGAAACAGTTCGGCTCTGCAGAACGTCGCCCTACGAACCAAAA CTCCGATGATGAAGGAGCGTCCCAGTTCGGCCATATACCCCTCAGACAGTCTCCGCCAGTCTCTGCTCGGGTCCAGACGGGTCCGCTCAGGTCTCTCTCTCGCCAAAAGTGTCTCCACCAATAACATTGCAGG GGGGACAGAGGATTCTGTAGGTCTCAGGAGGATTCTGTCTCAGTCCACAGAGTCTCTGAACTTCAGAAGCAGAACTTTGTCAATGGAGTCTCTCACTGACGACG GTGAGTACTGGTGGAGCTccctgctggaggagctgcaggcggAGGGCCACTGCATTCGAGCCGACAGCTGGAGTCTCGCTGTGGAACCCAAGTTCCTGCAGACGCTCCACAAAGACGTCATCAAACAGCAAGACGTCATctatg AGCTGATCCAGACAGAGTTCCACCATGTCCGCACGTTGCGGATCATGGAGGGGGTGTACCGGCGGGGGATGCTGGAGGAGGTGATGCTGGAGGCGGGCGTGGTCCACACCATCTTCCCCTGTCTGGACCAGCTGCTGGAGTTCCACTCcaacttcctgtcagaactgCTGAAGCGGAGGAAGGAGGGGCTGGAGGAGGGCAGCTCCACCAACTTCACCGTGCGCAGACTGGGCGACCTGCTGCTGCGACAG ttttcAGGTCAGTGTGCTGAAGACATGAAGAAACTTTATTCTGAGTTCTGCAGTCGACACCCAAAGGCCGTGAAACTCTACAAAGAAGTTTTAAGCCGAGACCGAAGGCTGCAGCAGTTCATCCGG CGTGCCTGTCGTGGTCCTTTGTTGCGTCGTCATGGTGTCCAGGAGTGCATCCTGCTGGTGACACAGCGGCTTACAAAGTACCCTGTCCTCATCCAGCGAATCCTCGACAACACCAAAG GCTgcgaggaggaggtgcagactCTGAGCAGGGCGTTGATCCGCTTAAAGGAGCTGATCAGCTCAGTGGACCAGGAGGTTCTGGAGCTGGGTCAGAGTAGGAGGCTACAAGAAATTCAGGCCCGTCTGGATCCCCGGGCCCAGGCGGAGGCACGGGGAGGAGGAGTCTTCAGAGGCGGagagctgctgaggaggagactTCTTCACGAAGGGACGCTCCACTGGAAAGTCCAGGGCTCCAGGATGAAAG AGGTGCAGGTCCTTCTGATGTCGGACATCTTGGTTTTCCTTCAGGAGAAAGACCAGAAGTTCACCTTCGCTTCACTG GACAAGTTTCCGGTGGTCTCGCTGAATAACCTGATCGTCAGAGACATAGCCAATCAGGAGCGAGGGATGTACCTGATCAGCGACTCCACCCCTCCAGAAATGTACGAGCTGTACGGTTCATCAAAGGACGACCGCAAGACCTGGATGAGCCGCATCCAGCAAGCTGCTCTCAG ctgtccGTCCAGAGACGAGTTTCCTCTCATCGAGACTGAAGACAAAGCTTTACTGCGCAGGCTCAGAG ctGACATCCAGCAGAAGGACAGGGAGGTGCTGGAGCTCCTGCAGGAGCGCGTCACTTTATTTTCTGACCTGGTGGAGGcaacaggaagaggagcagataAGGAAAGAGGAGTGGAGGTCaggaccacctcctcctcctccagcaggaaCCTGTTCAGAGCTGACACTCCTCATGCTCCTAAGGCGGAGCCGCTCCTGCTTGCGGCCATCGGTGAAG tcgaCAGGCTGGCGGAGCTGCTGTCCGACTCCATCATCCAGAAATCCTCCGTAACCAACGGCAACCAGGAGCTCAGCA acggTGACTCTGGTTCTCTGAACGGTTCCTTTGACTCAAACGAAAGCTCTTCAAAG gACAGAAACGGTAACCAGCTGCAGGAGCGAACCCTGAACGAG gaagCCCGTCAGCAATTGGTCAACCTGAGCACGCAGCTGCACGCCCTGCAG GCTACTGTGATTCACCAGGACTCATTTCTGGAGCTGTTAGTCTGTTCAAGCCCCGCCTCTTCCACAAACCCCAGCTCCGCCCCCCGTCTTTGTCGCTCGGTGTCAGGGGACGCGATGCTAGACGCCGGCGTGGAGGCAGTGTTGCTGCGGCGCCAAGTGGAGCTGCTCCAGGAGGAAATATCACGTCTCCGTCTGAAGGCAAAGGAGCCTGTCAGGGAGGGGGCGGAGCCATGTCACAGGAGGCGGAGTAACAATGGAGATGCCAGCGATGTCATCAAGGGAGAGCAG GTGAACAGGAGGCGTGGCAGCAGGGAGCTGGAGGTCCGCCCTCTTGCCCCTTTGGCCACCCAGGATCCAGTGGACCAATTGGATGGCGTCCAGGAAGGAAacgaagaagaggaagatgaggaaatCATGAAGATCTCTCCTCGTTCTGACAGCCCCAGAG ACCTGCAGGATATCCCAGAGGAGAGCGAGAGTTAG